In a single window of the Gossypium hirsutum isolate 1008001.06 chromosome A13, Gossypium_hirsutum_v2.1, whole genome shotgun sequence genome:
- the LOC121212277 gene encoding uncharacterized protein, producing the protein MDRLGMEIVWAEDREHRAKVLVRDARSRDDRDAPDVITDIGSTHSHVTSSISENLEIYVESTFSEITILNLLGQSVLVNKLYKNLMEFPFGEFELILGMDWLVEHHVSFDCASKRVVLRTEDDKEVVGDFSVGDIRTVRDFSDVFLEELLGLPSNREFEFCIELLSGTVPVSIAPYQMAPKELTKLKT; encoded by the exons ATGGACCGGCTAGGGATGGAAATAGTATGGGCCGAGGACAGAGAGCACCGGGCAAAAGTGCTGGTTAGAGATGCTCGAAGCCGAGATGATAGAGatgctccagatgttatcaccg acataggttctacacactccCATGTAACTAGTTCTATATCTGAAAACTTAGAAATTTATGTCGAGAGCACTTTTAGTGAGATCACTATATTGAATCTATTGGGGCAGTCTGTTCTGGTTAATAAGCTTTATAAGAATCTGATGGAGTTTCCGTTTGGAGAGTTTGaattaattctgggtatggactggttggttgaGCACCATGTTAGCTTTGACTGCGCATCTAAGAGGGTTGTTTTGAGGACTGAGGATGATAAAGAAGTGGTTGG AGACTTTTCTGTCGGGGATATCAGAACAGTGAGGGATTTTTCAGATGTCTTTCTTGAGGAGTTACTGGGTTTACCTTCTAATCGAGAATTTGAGTTCTGCATTGAGCTTCTATCGGGTACAGTtccggtgtccatcgctccctaccaaatggcaccgaaggagcttacaaAGCTTAAGACTTAA
- the LOC121212278 gene encoding uncharacterized mitochondrial protein AtMg00860-like — protein MDLMNRVFQPYLDQFVVVFIDDILVYSKTDDQHDEHFRVVLQILREKQLYAKLSKCKFWLHEVIFLGYVIFAEGIRVDPMKVEAVLDWKQPKNAFEIRSFLGLAGYYWRFVERFSLIAVPLTKLLRNGVAFVWTDEQQSSFEKLKS, from the exons atggatctgatgaaccgagtgtttcagCCATATCTGGATCAGTTCGTTGTGGTCttcattgacgatattctggtttacTCTAAGACCGATGATCAGCATGATGAACATTTTAGAGTAGTACTTCAGATTCTTCGTGAGAAAcagctctacgctaagttgagcaagtgtaaATTCTGGTTGCATGAGGTGATTTTTTTAGGGTACGTGATTTTTGCTgaggggatccgagttgatcctatGAAGGTTGAGgctgtgcttgattggaaacagcctaagaatgCATTTGAAATCCGTAGTTTTCTGGGTCTGGCAGGTTATTATTGGCGGTTTGTTGAACGATTCTCTCTGATTGCAGTTCCTTTAACTAAGCTTTTGCGCAATGGTGTTGCTTTTGTTTGGACTGATGAGCAGCAatcgagcttcgagaagctcaa AAGTTAG
- the LOC107894007 gene encoding calcium-dependent protein kinase 26: MGNTCLRSFKGNNHFQGYNTTTGTNLAPSISPRANTMRRAFDHQAHFVLGRKTPNIHELYTFGRKLGQGQFGITYLCTDISTGIEYACKSISKRKLIRKEDVEDVRREIQIMHHLAGHKNIVSIKGAYEDTLYVYIVMEFCSGGELFDRIIQRGHYSERKAAELTKIIVGVIEVCHSLGVMHRDLKPENFLLVNKDDDFSLKAIDFGLSAFFKPGEIFSDVVGSPYYVAPEVLLKHYGPEADIWSAGVILYILLCGLPPFWAETIQGIFAAVLKGHIDFSSYPWPLISDSAKDLIRKMLCIHPSERLTAHEVLCHPWICKNGVAPDKALDPAILSRLKQFSAMNKLKKMALRVIAESLSEEEIAGLREIFTAMDTGKSGAITFDELKAGLQRYGATLKDTEIQDLMNAADVSNSGTIDYGEFIAATIHLNKLERKEHLVAAFQYFDKDKSGYITIGELKQACAELNMKNVLLEDIIQEVDQDNDGRIDYAEFVAMMQKGNAGVGRRPMRNSLNMSIRDVPGSQ, encoded by the exons ATGGGAAATACATGCCTTAGATCTTTCAAGGGTAATAATCATTTTCAGGGCTACAATACCACCACTGGTACCAATTTGGCTCCATCCATCAGCCCCAGAGCTAACACCATGAGAAGAGCCTTTGATCACCAAGCTCATTTTGTTTTAGGCCGTAAGACCCCTAATATCCATGAGCTTTACACTTTTGGCCGCAAATTAGGACAAGGACAGTTTGGGATTACTTACTTATGTACCGATATTTCGACCGGGATTGAATATGCTTGTAAGTCAATATCGAAAAGGAAGTTGATTCGCAAGGAGGATGTGGAGGATGTTAGGAGGGAGATTCAGATTATGCATCATTTGGCTGGTCATAAGAATATCGTGTCGATTAAAGGCGCTTATGAGGATACTTTATATGTGTATATCGTAATGGAGTTTTGCTCCGGAGGCGAACTGTTCGATAGAATTATCCAGAGAGGGCATTACAGTGAGAGGAAGGCAGCTGAGTTGACTAAGATTATTGTTGGTGTTATTGAGGTTTGCCATTCACTCGGGGTTATGCATAGAGACTTGAAGCCTGAGAATTTCTTGTTGGTTAACAAGGATGATGATTTCTCACTCAAGGCAATTGATTTTGGACTCTCGGCCTTCTTTAAACCTG GGGAAATCTTTAGTGATGTTGTTGGAAGCCCGTATTATGTCGCTCCTGAAGTACTCCTCAAACATTATGGACCTGAAGCAGACATATGGTCTGCAGGAGTTATACTCTATATATTGCTATGTGGCTTGCCACCGTTTTGGGCAg AAACAATACAAGGAATCTTCGCTGCTGTGCTAAAAGGACATATTGACTTCAGCTCTTACCCATGGCCCCTAATATCCGATAGCGCAAAGGATCTAATCCGGAAGATGTTGTGCATTCACCCTTCAGAACGGTTGACAGCTCATGAAGTATTAT GTCATCCTTGGATTTGTAAAAATGGGGTTGCCCCGGATAAGGCACTGGATCCGGCAATACTTTCTCGCCTCAAGCAATTCTCGGCAATGAATAAATTAAAGAAGATGGCTTTACGG GTAATAGCTGAAAGCCTCTCTGAGGAGGAGATTGCTGGTTTGCGAGAAATATTTACAGCTATGGATACTGGTAAGAGCGGTGCTATCACATTTGATGAACTCAAAGCCGGTTTGCAAAGATATGGTGCCACCTTGAAAGATACAGAGATTCAGGACCTTATGAATGCA GCTGATGTGAGCAATAGCGGGACCATCGATTACGGTGAATTTATAGCTGCAACAATTCACCTTAATAAGCTAGAGCGCAAGGAGCATCTCGTTGCAGCATTCCAGTACTTTGATAAGGATAAAAGTGGCTATATTACAAttggtgagcttaaacaagcttgTGCCGAGCTTAACATGAAAAATGTTTTACTTGAGGATATAATCCAAGAAGTCGATCAAGATAAC GATGGAAGAATCGACTATGCTGAATTTGTTGCCATGATGCAAAAAGGCAATGCAGGAGTTGGTAGACGACCCATGAGAAACAGTCTGAATATGAGCATTAGAGATGTGCCGGGTTCTCAATAA